One Streptomyces hundungensis DNA segment encodes these proteins:
- a CDS encoding MMPL family transporter, protein MLDRLAALVTARRTLVLVLSLLFCVMAGGLGATLTTRLSAGGFDVPDAESTRATRALSTHFDSGEPNLVLRVEAVGGVDGAEAVREGEALTRRLAAEPGVQQAVSYWTLAKDPALRSRSADSALVLAHLEGDEDQVGRYLDTLRPRYENPGHGLTVEFGGRAEVDRELNEQIQKDLMLAEALVLPLTLILLVFVFRGVIAALLPLALGVVAILGAFAALRLLTEVTDVSVFAINLTTGLGLGLGIDYSLFIVNRYREELAAGATVGDAIATSVRTAGRTVLYSAVTVALSLSALLLFPMYFLRSFAYAGIAVVAFAALSALVLLPALLAVLGTRVNTWSWTKRAKKPPARGFWSRLAGLVVRRPVPLATAAIVVLLLLGSPFLGVTLNLADERSLPPGAEAHRVGTALLHDYPARETDPVLVVADDSGPPAGRSGDIDAYAKRLSALDHVSRVDGWTGTYAGGRRIAPPTEAGGRYAAANGTWLSVVSSVDPYGDAGQKLVRDIRTAKAPFDVTTAGTASAFRDTMDALTGRMPYCLLLIAVTTFILLFLLTGSVVMPIKAIALNLLSLSATFGALVWVFQEGHLRWLIGDFTVTGGIVATTPIMVFCLAFGLSMDYEVFLLSRIKEEYDATGDTVTSVVRGLERTGGIVTAAAALVALVFLSFLTSGITYMKMLGLGLALAVVMDATVVRGVLVPAFMRLAGRFNWWAPAPLARLHRRIGLDERAGETDR, encoded by the coding sequence ATGCTCGACAGACTCGCCGCGCTGGTGACGGCCCGGCGCACACTCGTGCTCGTACTGAGCCTGCTCTTCTGCGTCATGGCAGGCGGCCTCGGCGCCACCCTCACGACAAGGCTCTCCGCGGGAGGCTTCGACGTGCCGGACGCCGAATCCACGCGCGCGACCCGCGCCCTCAGCACCCACTTCGACAGCGGAGAACCCAACCTGGTGCTGCGCGTCGAAGCGGTGGGAGGAGTCGACGGCGCTGAAGCCGTACGCGAGGGCGAGGCACTCACCCGACGCCTCGCCGCCGAGCCCGGCGTCCAGCAGGCGGTCTCCTACTGGACCCTCGCCAAGGACCCCGCACTGCGGAGCCGAAGCGCGGACTCCGCCCTGGTCCTCGCCCACCTCGAAGGCGACGAGGACCAGGTCGGCAGATACCTCGACACGCTCAGGCCACGCTACGAAAACCCCGGGCACGGCCTCACGGTGGAGTTCGGTGGCCGCGCCGAAGTCGACCGGGAACTCAACGAGCAGATACAGAAGGACCTCATGCTCGCGGAGGCACTGGTCCTGCCCCTCACCCTCATCCTCCTCGTGTTCGTCTTCCGGGGGGTGATCGCGGCTCTCCTGCCCCTGGCCCTCGGCGTCGTGGCCATCCTGGGCGCCTTCGCGGCGCTCCGGCTGCTGACGGAGGTCACGGACGTCTCGGTGTTCGCGATCAACCTGACCACCGGCCTCGGCCTCGGCCTCGGAATCGACTACAGCCTGTTCATCGTCAACCGGTACCGGGAGGAGCTCGCCGCCGGAGCAACGGTGGGTGACGCCATCGCCACCAGCGTCCGCACCGCCGGGCGCACGGTCCTGTACTCGGCCGTCACGGTCGCCCTGTCCCTGTCGGCGCTCCTGCTGTTCCCGATGTACTTCCTGCGCTCGTTCGCCTACGCGGGCATCGCCGTCGTCGCCTTCGCCGCGCTCTCCGCCCTAGTGCTGCTGCCCGCCCTGCTCGCCGTCCTGGGAACCCGCGTCAACACATGGTCCTGGACCAAGCGCGCGAAAAAGCCCCCCGCACGCGGCTTCTGGTCCCGGCTCGCCGGTCTCGTCGTACGCCGACCGGTGCCCTTGGCCACGGCCGCGATCGTCGTCCTGCTGCTGCTCGGGTCCCCGTTCCTGGGCGTCACACTCAACCTCGCCGACGAGCGGTCGCTGCCGCCGGGCGCCGAAGCGCACCGGGTCGGCACCGCCCTGCTCCACGACTATCCGGCGCGCGAGACGGACCCCGTCCTGGTCGTCGCAGACGACTCCGGACCACCGGCCGGCCGCTCCGGGGACATCGACGCGTACGCCAAGCGCCTCTCCGCGCTCGACCACGTCTCGCGGGTGGACGGCTGGACGGGCACCTACGCCGGAGGCCGTCGGATCGCCCCGCCCACCGAAGCCGGCGGGCGCTACGCGGCGGCGAACGGGACGTGGCTGTCGGTGGTGAGTTCGGTCGATCCCTACGGCGACGCCGGGCAGAAGCTGGTGCGTGACATCCGGACGGCGAAGGCTCCGTTCGACGTCACCACCGCGGGGACCGCCTCGGCCTTCCGTGACACGATGGACGCCCTGACCGGCCGCATGCCCTACTGCCTGCTGCTCATCGCGGTCACCACGTTCATCCTGCTCTTCCTCCTGACCGGCAGCGTGGTCATGCCCATCAAGGCGATCGCGCTCAATCTGCTGAGCCTGAGTGCCACCTTCGGCGCGCTGGTGTGGGTGTTCCAGGAGGGCCATCTGCGCTGGCTCATCGGCGACTTCACCGTGACCGGGGGCATTGTCGCCACCACCCCGATCATGGTGTTCTGCCTGGCGTTCGGGCTCTCGATGGACTACGAGGTCTTCCTGCTCTCCCGCATCAAGGAGGAGTACGACGCCACGGGTGACACCGTCACGTCCGTGGTGCGGGGCCTGGAGCGGACCGGCGGGATCGTCACTGCCGCGGCCGCGCTCGTCGCCCTGGTCTTCCTGTCCTTCCTGACGTCCGGCATCACGTACATGAAGATGCTCGGGCTCGGGCTCGCCCTGGCGGTGGTCATGGACGCCACCGTGGTGCGCGGGGTGTTGGTGCCCGCCTTCATGCGACTGGCCGGGCGCTTCAACTGGTGGGCGCCCGCCCCGCTCGCCCGGCTCCACCGTCGCATCGGTCTCGACGAACGCGCCGGGGAGACCGACCGCTGA
- a CDS encoding SGNH/GDSL hydrolase family protein has translation MTRIPRRSLRLTVLLSALLFTGSGVTAAQAEAPSQGGYVALGDSYSSGLGAGEYRDGGSCRRSARSYAQLWAAAHPATRFDFTACSGATTRDVLNGQLAPLNAGTDLVSITAGATDAGFTDVMTVCFLNSDDACQNRVAQARTYIEHTLPAALDTTYGAIRKKSPNARVVVLGYPHLFAPRRPCARGLSEPKRATLNAAVDVINRVMSQRAVKHGFTFGDVTQRFADHGVCSTTPWIHSITFPVSESYHPTPDGQEHGYLPELTRLATRVRAPHDV, from the coding sequence ATGACGCGTATCCCCCGCCGCTCGCTGCGGCTCACCGTGCTCCTGTCGGCGCTGCTGTTCACCGGAAGCGGCGTAACGGCCGCGCAGGCCGAGGCACCCTCCCAGGGCGGCTACGTCGCTCTCGGCGACTCCTACTCCTCCGGTCTGGGCGCCGGGGAGTACCGGGACGGCGGGTCCTGCCGGCGCAGTGCCCGCTCCTACGCCCAGCTGTGGGCCGCCGCCCATCCCGCGACGCGGTTCGACTTCACGGCCTGTTCCGGAGCGACGACCCGGGATGTCCTCAACGGCCAGCTGGCGCCGTTGAACGCGGGGACCGACCTCGTCAGCATCACCGCCGGGGCCACCGACGCCGGTTTCACGGATGTGATGACGGTCTGCTTCCTGAACAGCGACGACGCCTGTCAGAACAGGGTGGCCCAGGCCCGTACGTACATCGAGCACACGCTGCCCGCCGCGCTGGACACGACGTATGGCGCCATCAGGAAGAAGTCGCCCAACGCCCGTGTCGTCGTCCTCGGCTACCCGCACCTCTTCGCCCCGCGACGCCCTTGCGCACGCGGCCTGAGCGAGCCGAAGCGGGCCACGCTCAACGCCGCCGTCGATGTGATCAACCGTGTGATGTCCCAGCGGGCCGTCAAGCACGGCTTCACTTTCGGCGACGTCACCCAGCGCTTCGCGGACCACGGGGTCTGCTCCACCACCCCGTGGATCCACTCCATCACTTTCCCGGTGAGCGAGTCCTATCACCCCACCCCCGACGGCCAGGAGCACGGCTACCTCCCCGAGCTCACCAGGCTCGCCACACGCGTACGCGCACCACACGACGTGTGA
- a CDS encoding DUF5133 domain-containing protein, producing the protein MLEPHPKTLRILLARYAEARITHAHTKSVAASKEIDDVVHALCAATSTACVEEAIAAADLLLAASSCQSPAAVARDRASLAA; encoded by the coding sequence GTGCTTGAACCCCATCCGAAGACTCTACGGATTCTCCTTGCGCGCTACGCCGAGGCCCGCATCACCCATGCGCACACCAAATCAGTGGCCGCGTCCAAGGAAATCGACGACGTCGTCCACGCGCTGTGCGCGGCGACCTCGACGGCCTGCGTGGAGGAGGCCATCGCCGCGGCCGACCTTCTCCTCGCGGCGAGCAGCTGCCAGAGCCCCGCGGCCGTGGCCAGGGACCGAGCGAGTCTCGCCGCGTAA
- a CDS encoding NAD(P)/FAD-dependent oxidoreductase, giving the protein MNRCHDLLIAGGGPAGLATALYAARAGLDVVVAEPRPAPVDKACGEGLMPGAVRALDALGLKVPGLPITGIRYVQGRLRAQAEFRQGPGLGARRTGLHGALHQAVVDAGVPVLPLRIGEVEQDGMSVAVPGTGLRAKWLVAADGLHSPLRRSLDLNVKSAAAPRYGLRRHYAVAPWSSYVEVHWGPQGEAYVTPLGPQLVGVALLTSRRAPYAAQLAAFPELTARLPESAAVTSVRGAGPLRQRSRTRCHGRVLLVGDAAGYVDALTGEGVSLALGAAEALVRNVHRGTPGRYEDDWSRVTRRHRLLTELLVRTRHHATLAPLIVPAATRLPRVFAAAVNALA; this is encoded by the coding sequence GTGAACCGCTGCCACGACCTGCTCATCGCCGGAGGCGGCCCGGCCGGACTCGCGACCGCGCTGTACGCGGCCCGCGCCGGGCTCGACGTCGTGGTGGCCGAACCCCGCCCCGCACCCGTCGACAAGGCGTGCGGAGAGGGCCTGATGCCCGGCGCCGTACGCGCACTCGACGCCCTGGGCCTGAAGGTGCCGGGCCTGCCGATCACCGGAATCCGCTATGTACAAGGGCGACTTCGGGCCCAGGCGGAATTCCGGCAGGGGCCCGGCCTCGGCGCTCGCCGCACCGGACTGCACGGCGCCCTGCACCAGGCCGTCGTGGACGCCGGGGTCCCCGTACTGCCCCTGCGCATCGGGGAGGTGGAGCAGGACGGCATGAGCGTTGCCGTGCCCGGCACCGGGCTGCGCGCCAAGTGGCTGGTCGCCGCGGACGGACTTCACTCGCCGCTCCGGCGTTCGCTCGACCTGAACGTCAAGAGCGCCGCCGCGCCCCGCTACGGGCTGCGCCGCCATTACGCGGTGGCGCCCTGGTCCTCGTACGTCGAGGTGCACTGGGGGCCGCAGGGGGAGGCCTACGTCACCCCGCTCGGCCCGCAGCTCGTCGGCGTGGCACTGCTGACGTCCCGGCGGGCCCCCTACGCTGCCCAGCTCGCCGCCTTCCCCGAGCTGACGGCCCGTCTTCCCGAATCGGCGGCGGTCACCTCGGTACGCGGGGCGGGCCCGTTGCGCCAGCGGTCCCGCACCCGCTGCCACGGGCGGGTGCTGCTCGTCGGCGACGCCGCGGGGTATGTCGACGCGCTGACCGGCGAAGGCGTCTCCCTTGCCCTCGGCGCCGCCGAAGCCCTGGTCCGCAACGTCCACCGAGGCACCCCCGGCCGGTACGAGGACGACTGGAGCCGTGTCACCCGCCGCCACCGCCTCCTGACGGAACTACTGGTCAGGACCCGCCACCACGCCACCCTCGCCCCGCTCATCGTGCCCGCCGCCACCCGGCTGCCCCGCGTCTTCGCGGCAGCGGTGAACGCGCTGGCGTGA
- a CDS encoding isoprenylcysteine carboxyl methyltransferase family protein, with the protein MLWYALLVLAVAAERVAELVVARRNATWTLARAGVEHGRGHYPVMVVLHTGLLVCCLAEPALADRPFVPALGWPMLALALLAQALRWWCITTLGPYWNTRVIVIPDTRLVATGPYRFLRHPNYVAVVVEIFALPLVHTAWLTAATFTAANALLLAVRIRCENSALSAAVPA; encoded by the coding sequence ATGCTCTGGTACGCCTTGCTCGTTCTCGCCGTCGCCGCCGAACGCGTCGCCGAGCTGGTCGTCGCACGCCGCAACGCGACCTGGACGCTCGCCCGCGCCGGTGTGGAACACGGCCGGGGCCACTACCCGGTCATGGTCGTCCTGCACACGGGTCTGCTCGTCTGCTGTCTCGCCGAACCCGCCCTCGCCGACCGGCCGTTCGTGCCCGCCCTGGGATGGCCCATGCTGGCCCTTGCCCTCCTCGCGCAGGCCCTGCGCTGGTGGTGCATCACCACGCTCGGCCCGTACTGGAACACCCGGGTCATCGTCATCCCGGACACCCGCCTGGTCGCCACCGGCCCGTACCGCTTCCTGCGCCACCCCAACTACGTCGCCGTCGTCGTGGAGATCTTCGCCCTGCCGCTCGTCCACACCGCCTGGCTGACCGCGGCGACGTTCACCGCCGCCAACGCCCTGCTGCTCGCGGTACGCATCCGGTGTGAGAACAGCGCCCTGTCCGCGGCCGTGCCGGCGTGA
- a CDS encoding type III polyketide synthase has product MRVPVVVNEIPAPSTAPCHPAPPGTTTIAAVRTALPAHRYAQDDLTEPIGDLCLAPGAERAVLRRLHASAGVRTRHLALPIERYADLGDFGRSNDAWVAVGLDLGEEAVTGALREAGLQLADVDLLVCTSITGIAAPSLDARLAGRLGLRPDVKRLPVFGLGCVAGAAGLARVHDYLRGHPDDTAVLLSVELCSLTLQQRDGSRANLVAGALFGDGAAALVARGSGSGGTAGAAGPTVVATRSHLYPGTERLLGWDIGSSGFRVVIDAGVPAIVRDHFGRHVRAFLAEHGLSPDDIGTWLCHPGGPKVLSAVADSLGLPGDALDASRHSLATVGNMSSASVLHILQSTWEDHQPPPGTWGLLAAMGPGFCSELVLLRW; this is encoded by the coding sequence ATGCGTGTCCCTGTGGTCGTCAACGAGATTCCCGCCCCCTCCACCGCGCCGTGCCATCCCGCTCCACCGGGCACGACGACGATCGCCGCGGTCCGCACGGCCCTGCCTGCCCACCGGTACGCCCAGGACGACCTCACCGAGCCGATCGGTGACCTGTGCCTCGCACCGGGTGCCGAGCGTGCCGTACTGCGCCGTCTGCACGCGTCGGCCGGAGTGCGTACGCGCCATCTGGCGCTGCCGATCGAGCGGTACGCCGACCTGGGCGACTTCGGGCGCAGCAATGACGCCTGGGTGGCCGTGGGTCTCGACCTCGGTGAGGAAGCCGTCACCGGCGCGCTGCGGGAGGCCGGGCTCCAGCTGGCCGACGTAGATCTGCTGGTGTGCACCTCCATCACCGGCATCGCCGCCCCCTCGCTCGACGCCCGGCTGGCCGGACGGCTGGGACTACGGCCCGACGTCAAGCGGCTGCCCGTGTTCGGTCTGGGGTGTGTGGCGGGCGCGGCCGGGCTCGCCCGGGTGCACGACTATCTGCGCGGGCATCCCGACGACACGGCCGTACTGCTCAGCGTCGAACTGTGCTCGCTGACGCTCCAGCAGCGCGACGGCTCCCGCGCCAACCTGGTGGCCGGCGCCCTGTTCGGTGACGGCGCGGCGGCGCTGGTCGCACGCGGCAGTGGCAGTGGCGGCACCGCGGGCGCGGCCGGACCGACGGTGGTCGCCACCCGCAGCCATCTGTACCCGGGCACCGAGCGGCTCCTGGGGTGGGACATCGGCTCCAGCGGGTTCCGCGTGGTGATCGACGCCGGTGTACCGGCGATCGTGCGGGACCACTTCGGCCGACATGTGCGGGCCTTCCTCGCCGAACACGGGCTCAGCCCCGACGACATCGGGACTTGGCTGTGCCACCCGGGAGGACCCAAGGTGCTGTCCGCCGTCGCCGACTCCCTCGGCCTGCCCGGCGACGCCCTGGACGCCTCCCGCCACTCCCTCGCCACGGTGGGGAACATGTCCTCCGCGTCCGTCCTGCACATCCTTCAGTCGACGTGGGAGGACCACCAACCGCCGCCCGGCACCTGGGGGTTGCTCGCCGCGATGGGCCCCGGGTTCTGTTCCGAACTCGTTCTGCTGCGGTGGTGA
- a CDS encoding UbiA family prenyltransferase, with protein MQRRGRRPPGHGLRSPRQARGHRGALALCVPLSLLSGATAGGIHGMGVAAGWAYNLLLKRTVLSPIPYAVGFGSLPAFVTLGLHPSVWPAWWAMAAGALLGVAAHLANVLPDIDDDLASGVRGLPQRLGRPACRVLAPIVTLAALGVLIAGPPGGVRLADWVLGAAATAVTVLGTALPTASGSRWPFRAAIIGSTIAVALLLLRGADMA; from the coding sequence GTGCAACGACGCGGTCGACGCCCACCGGGACACGGCCTGCGGTCGCCGCGACAAGCCCGTGGCCACCGGGGGGCTCTGGCGCTGTGCGTTCCGCTGTCGCTGCTGAGCGGCGCCACCGCGGGAGGAATTCATGGGATGGGGGTGGCGGCCGGTTGGGCCTACAACCTGCTGCTCAAGCGCACGGTGCTCTCGCCGATCCCGTACGCCGTGGGCTTCGGTTCGCTGCCGGCCTTCGTGACGCTGGGCCTGCACCCCTCGGTGTGGCCGGCCTGGTGGGCGATGGCCGCGGGGGCCCTCCTGGGGGTGGCGGCCCACCTGGCCAACGTCCTGCCCGACATCGATGACGACCTCGCGTCCGGGGTACGCGGCCTCCCCCAACGCCTTGGCCGCCCGGCCTGCCGCGTGCTGGCCCCGATCGTCACGCTCGCGGCGCTGGGCGTGCTGATCGCGGGGCCGCCCGGTGGAGTGCGGCTCGCCGACTGGGTGCTGGGCGCGGCAGCGACGGCCGTCACGGTCTTGGGCACGGCACTGCCCACGGCGAGCGGGAGCCGATGGCCGTTCCGCGCGGCGATCATCGGAAGCACGATCGCCGTGGCGCTGCTACTGCTGCGCGGCGCGGACATGGCGTGA
- a CDS encoding DUF4097 family beta strand repeat-containing protein produces the protein MQKFDTTAPITTVLTIPAGRVRIVAADEAAITVDVQPMDAAKSRDVRAAKQTTVVHGDGVLRIETPMKNQYFGSSGSLDVTVQLPAGSRIEAKSGAAEFHAIGPLGDVTFDGAHGTVEVDEVARLRLNVHAGDVSVCRLAGDSEITVAKGDIRIAEAVHGNVTLRTEAGTISVGAARGASATLNAGTTYGRVDNALSNTVGAAAELHVHATTSYGDIIARSL, from the coding sequence ATGCAGAAGTTCGACACCACCGCCCCGATCACCACCGTCCTCACCATCCCCGCCGGACGCGTTCGGATCGTCGCCGCCGACGAAGCGGCCATCACGGTCGACGTCCAGCCCATGGACGCCGCCAAGAGCCGCGATGTGCGGGCCGCGAAGCAGACCACGGTCGTCCACGGCGACGGCGTCCTGCGGATCGAGACCCCGATGAAGAACCAGTACTTCGGCTCCTCCGGCTCCCTCGATGTGACGGTTCAGCTGCCCGCGGGATCCCGTATCGAGGCGAAGTCGGGCGCCGCCGAGTTCCACGCCATCGGGCCCCTCGGCGACGTCACCTTCGACGGCGCGCACGGCACGGTCGAAGTCGACGAGGTGGCGCGTCTGCGCCTGAACGTCCACGCCGGAGACGTCTCGGTCTGTCGACTGGCCGGGGACAGCGAGATCACCGTCGCCAAGGGCGACATCCGCATCGCCGAGGCCGTGCACGGCAACGTCACCCTGCGCACGGAGGCCGGCACCATCTCGGTCGGCGCCGCCCGCGGGGCCTCCGCCACCCTGAACGCCGGCACCACCTACGGCCGGGTCGACAACGCCCTCAGCAACACCGTGGGCGCAGCCGCCGAGTTGCACGTCCACGCGACCACCTCTTACGGCGACATCATCGCCCGGAGCCTGTGA